A window of Diospyros lotus cultivar Yz01 chromosome 14, ASM1463336v1, whole genome shotgun sequence contains these coding sequences:
- the LOC127790387 gene encoding sigma factor binding protein 1, chloroplastic-like, protein MDKSLSVHGKKAPKHPKTKKKPVKVVYISNPMMVKTTASEFRALVQELTGQEAGGTPDFCKYRQIGSGCGGRRRLAMSTDKDAVQVPTVELEPHAVEVPERSDLTVEDQHDDVFVPQMLEDFGGFFPSNMFEFPHVAGLLES, encoded by the coding sequence ATGGATAAATCGCTGAGTGTCCATGGCAAGAAGGCACCAAAGCATcccaaaaccaagaaaaagcCAGTCAAGGTCGTGTACATCTCCAACCCCATGATGGTCAAGACCACGGCTTCCGAGTTCAGAGCTCTGGTCCAGGAACTCACCGGCCAAGAAGCCGGCGGCACGCCGGACTTCTGTAAATACCGGCAGATCGGCTCCGGCTGTGGCGGCCGCCGCCGGTTGGCCATGAGTACTGATAAAGATGCAGTGCAGGTCCCAACTGTGGAACTGGAACCTCATGCTGTTGAGGTTCCAGAAAGGTCCGATCTTACAGTTGAAGATCAGCACGATGATGTTTTCGTGCCCCAAATGCTGGAAGATTTTGGTGGGTTTTTCCCGTCAAACATGTTTGAGTTTCCTCATGTCGCCGGTTTGCTCGAAAGCTAA